The following coding sequences lie in one Rutidosis leptorrhynchoides isolate AG116_Rl617_1_P2 chromosome 4, CSIRO_AGI_Rlap_v1, whole genome shotgun sequence genomic window:
- the LOC139904412 gene encoding putative NAC domain-containing protein 94 produces MDERSQEHLNEKIEDIMLPGFRFHPTDEELVGFYLKRKIQQRPLSIELIKQLDIYKHDPWDLPKLAMTGEKEWYFYCPRDRKYRNSARPNRVTGAGFWKATGTDRPIYASEGCSKCIGLKKSLVFYKGRAAKGIKTDWMMHEFRLPSLTDHTPPTKRFLDKTIPANDSWAICRIFKKASSTAHQKTLSHSSWVSPILPRSQDSASDHNKILTQQHCLSNINDLQHSSITNFSANIINDHNNISLYKSFNMDPTPPPLTTVNNKPPQNSISSSENLDYSTTYPFLFHEPNYTSSKSSNVDASSLLVNINPSSIFGDFDKMPETNLDYITNGLHHDHHQQYYNGCCFSITNLPVGIQENYVKGVQDQQGPAGMTTTIKGPSEGVNTPFEDQWERSSSTTGAYPFLSLPLGLQDAWKSSFLCDSSSEISTGFSASNKCYI; encoded by the exons atggatGAAAGAAGTCAAGAACATCTGAATGAGAAGATAGAAGATATCATGTTACCAGGTTTTCGGTTTCATCCGACCGATGAAGAACTCGTTGGGTTCTATCTTAAAAGAAAGATCCAACAAAGGCCACTCTCTATTGAACTCATCAAGCAATTAGACATCTATAAACATGATCCCTGGGATCTTccaa AGTTGGCTATGACTGGAGAAAAAGAATGGTACTTCTACTGTCCAAGGGATCGAAAATACCGTAACAGTGCACGACCTAACCGTGTGACAGGAGCAGGATTTTGGAAAGCGACAGGTACAGACCGACCGATCTATGCATCCGAGGGTTGTTCAAAATGTATCGGTTTGAAGAAGTCGCTAGTGTTTTATAAAGGAAGAGCTGCAAAGGGTATCAAAACCGACTGGATGATGCATGAGTTTCGGTTGCCTTCCCTCACTGATCACACTCCACCTACCAAACGTTTCCTTGACAAAACCATTCCTGCTAAT GACTCATGGGCAATTTGTAGAATATTCAAGAAAGCAAGCTCAACTGCTCATCAAAAAACTCTATCTCATTCTTCATGGGTATCTCCAATCTTGCCAAGATCTCAAGATTCTGCTTCTGATCACAACAAGATTCTTACTCAACAACATTGCTTATCTAACATTAATGACTTGCAACATTCATCCATCACTAACTTCTCTGCTAATATTATCAATGATCATAACAACATTTCTCTTTACAAATCCTTTAATATGGACCCAACACCCCCTCCACTTACTACTGTTAACAATAAACCCCCTCAAAATTCCATTTCTAGCAGTGAAAACCTTGACTATTCCACAACTTACCCCTTTTTATTCCACGAACCGAACTACACTAGTTCTAAATCATCGAATGTCGATGCATCATCTTTGCTAGTTAACATTAATCCTAGTTCCATATTTGGAGATTTTGATAAGATGCCAGAGACTAATTTGGATTACATCACAAATGGGttgcatcatgatcatcatcaacaATATTACAATGGCTGCTGCTTCTCAATCACTAATTTACCAGTGGGAATCCAAGAAAACTATGTGAAAGGTGTTCAAGATCAACAAGGGCCAGCTGGCATGACGACGACGATAAAGGGTCCCAGTGAAGGTGTCAACACTCCTTTCGAAGACCAATGGGAGAGATCGTCATCTACAACTGGCGCTTACCCTTTCCTAAGTTTGCCATTGGGGTTGCAAGATGCATGGAAATCTAGTTTTCTTTGTGATTCTTCTAGTGAGATATCTACAGGTTTTTCAGCTAGTAACAAGTGCTATATCTAA